The Henckelia pumila isolate YLH828 chromosome 2, ASM3356847v2, whole genome shotgun sequence genome includes a window with the following:
- the LOC140880632 gene encoding uncharacterized protein: MSNPNFDFDFDFEGLRDLHDSVNDLLHSPATKLEIINHGNEKWAYEVSEASLKMADSCAAAKDLLLVAKDHLQRLQSAFRRISATSTESDNAGNQFAPYRLPRKQLKKAILKRIQSIKGVKNGYLATATEDDPKLALVVNLLNEVLVAILFVVKSLSPLISTPNLQEGRSKPMEMFKQLRLTRVDSLIVWGKYDAAAIRSALKRLEAVEVVVEDLEGELEQMFRRLIRTRASLLNIINS, from the coding sequence ATGTCGAATCccaattttgattttgattttgattttgaaggTCTGAGAGATTTACACGATTCAGTGAACGATCTGCTGCATTCTCCGGCGACCAAGCTGGAAATAATCAACCACGGGAACGAGAAATGGGCGTACGAAGTCTCCGAGGCGTCGCTGAAAATGGCGGACTCGTGCGCCGCCGCCAAGGATCTCCTTCTCGTGGCCAAGGACCACCTCCAGCGCCTGCAATCGGCATTCCGCCGTATATCCGCCACAAGTACCGAATCGGACAACGCAGGGAATCAATTCGCGCCGTATCGCCTCCCTCGGAAGCAGCTGAAGAAGGCGATCTTAAAGCGGATCCAGTCGATCAAAGGGGTGAAGAACGGGTATCTCGCCACCGCGACGGAAGATGATCCGAAGCTGGCGTTGGTGGTGAATCTGCTCAACGAAGTGCTGGTCGCCATCTTGTTCGTGGTGAAATCACTGTCTCCGTTGATCTCCACGCCGAATCTGCAGGAGGGGAGATCGAAACCCATGGAGATGTTTAAGCAGCTGAGACTGACGCGGGTCGACAGCTTGATAGTGTGGGGAAAGTACGACGCGGCGGCGATTCGGTCGGCGTTGAAGAGGCTGGAGGCGGTGGAGGTGGTGGTGGAGGATCTGGAAGGAGAATTGGAGCAGATGTTCAGGCGGTTGATTAGAACAAGAGCTTCGCTTCTAAACATCATCAATAGCTAG